Proteins found in one Oncorhynchus mykiss isolate Arlee chromosome 17, USDA_OmykA_1.1, whole genome shotgun sequence genomic segment:
- the LOC100135925 gene encoding glutathione peroxidase 1, giving the protein MNELHSQYSEKGLVVLGVPCNQFGHQENCKNDEILRSLKYIRPGNGFEPKFPLFEKMDVNGKDAHPLFVYLKDKLPFPSDDSMALMSDPKFIMWSPVCRNDVSWNFEKFLVSPDGDPYKRYSRRFLTSDIEADIKELLNVK; this is encoded by the exons ATGAACGAGCTCCATTCGCAGTATTCTGAAAAGGGGCTCGTTGTTCTTGGGGTGCCCTGCAACCAGTTTGGCCATCAG GAGAATTGTAAgaatgatgagatcctgaggtcccTGAAGTATATCCGTCCCGGAAATGGCTTTGAGCCCAAATTTCCACTTTTTGAGAAGATGGATGTGAATGGGAAGGATGCCCACCCCTTGTTTGTGTATCTCAAGGATAAATTGCCATTCCCCTCCGATGACTCCATGGCCCTCATGAGCGACCCCAAGTTCATCATGTGGAGCCCTGTCTGCAGGAATGACGTCTCCTGGAACTTTGAAAAGTTCCTGGTCAGTCCTGATGGAGATCCTTACAAGCGCTACAGCAGAAGGTTCCTGACCAGTGACATTGAGGCAGATATTAAGGAGCTACTCAATGTGAAATAA